One genomic region from Xyrauchen texanus isolate HMW12.3.18 chromosome 4, RBS_HiC_50CHRs, whole genome shotgun sequence encodes:
- the LOC127642943 gene encoding LOW QUALITY PROTEIN: myotubularin-related protein 8-like (The sequence of the model RefSeq protein was modified relative to this genomic sequence to represent the inferred CDS: deleted 1 base in 1 codon) has product MEHIITPKVEYVKLQNRYTEHEFTTGTLYLTATHLIYVEQTNNTREETWVLHHHIASVEKLPLTSSGCPLLIRCKTFQQLHLMFQRERECQDTYQSLLLLSQPVKEEELYAFFYNPHQSQEDRQWGWELINVANDFSRMGLSNEYWEISHLNRNYEICSTYPSVLGLPKSANLATVTGSAKFRSRGRLPALSYYHKDTKAAICRCSQPLSGLNSRCVEDEQMLQAINQANPNCPFIYVVDTRPKLNAMANRAAGKGYENEGNYSSIRFHFQGIENIHVMRSSLQKLLEVCALKSPSMSDFLTGLENSGWLRHIKSVMDAGVFLSKAVSEERASVLVHCSDGWDRTAQVCSLACILLDPYYRTLKGLLVLIQKEWISFGHKFSHRCGHLDNDPKEVSPVFTQFLESVWQLSEQFPCAFEFNESYLIEIHNQVYACQYGNFIGNCQKERLEMKLREKTFSLWPHLLENQHQYQNPLYRRSLKCTVLRPSTLPLHFKFWCGMYNHYDKGMHPRQSVLEQLLSLTQKQVEGERTMTDLQRQLAVADGVLPDPSGPMNTPAEKHSESERTPTTPVIQSNGSCTPLTNGAAEEVGPDSEHCKEKEGVEPAASEHDLTSSKDKPVSVETEHSKEKVKESS; this is encoded by the exons ATGGAGCACATAATAACGCCAAAG GTGGAGTATGTGAAGCTACAGAACAGGTACACAGAACATGAATTCACCACT GGCACTCTTTACCTGACTGCTACTCACCTTATCTATGTGGAACAAACCAACAACACGCGTGAAGAAACATGG GTGCTACATCATCACATTGCATCTGTGGAGAAGCTTCCACTAACCTCATCTGGATGTCCACTCCTGATCCGCTGCAAAACCTTCCAGCAGCTTCATCTGATgtttcaaagagagagagagtgtcaggATACCTACCAGTCACTGCTGCTCCTCTCTCAACCAG tcaaagaGGAGGAATTGTATGCATTTTTCTATAATCCGCACCAAAGCCAGGAGGACAGGCAGTGGGGTTGGGAACTCATCAATGTGGCGAATGATTTCAGCAGGATGGGCCTCTCCAATGAATACTGGGAGATCAGCCACCTCAACAGGAACTATGAG ATCTGTAGCACTTATCCATCTGTCCTAGGACTCCCCAAAAGTGCCAACCTGGCTACTGTTACAGGCAGTGCCAAGTTTAGGAGCCGAGGTAGACTGCCTGCTCTGTCTTACTATCACAAAGATACAAAG GCTGCGATCTGTCGCTGCAGTCAGCCATTGTCCGGTCTGAACTCTCGCTGTGTGGAAGATGAGCAGATGCTTCAGGCCATCAACCAAGCGAACCCCAACTGCCCTTTTATATATGTAGTGGACACACGGCCTAAG TTAAATGCAATGGCTAACCGTGCAGCTGGTAAAGGCTATGAGAATGAGGGCAACTACTCCAGTATCAGATTCCACTTCCAAGGGATTGAAAACATCCACGTCATGAGAAGCAGCCTGCAGAAACTGCTGGAGG TGTGTGCTCTGAAGTCCCCATCCATGAGTGACTTTCTGACAGGGCTAGAGAACTCAGGCTGGCTGAGGCACATCAAATCTGTGATGGATGCGGGTGTGTTCCTCTCCAAG GCTGTATCTGAGGAGAGGGCAAGTGTGTTAGTGCATTGTTCGGATGGTTGGGACAGAACCGCGCAGGTATGCTCTCTGGCTTGCATACTGCTGGACCCATACTACAGAACCCTCAAAGGACTCCTG gttTTAATACAAAAGGAGTGGATCTCTTTTGGTCATAAATTCAGTCATAG GTGTGGCCATCTGGACAACGATCCAAAGGAAGTGTCTCCAGTGTTTACTCAGTTCTTGGAGAGTGTGTGGCAGCTATCAGAACAGTTCCCTTGTGCGTTTGAGTTCAACGAAAGTTACCTCATAGAAATCCACAACCAGGTCTATGCCTGCCAGTATGGAAACTTTATCGGCAACTGTCAGAAAGAGAGGCTGGAAATGAA GTTGCGTGAAAAGACCTTTTCCTTATGGCCGCATCTTCTGGAGAACCAGCATCAGTATCAAAACCCCTTGTATCGGCGTTCATTAAAGTGCACAGTTCTAAGACCCAGCACTTTACCACTGCACTTCAA GTTCTGGTGCGGGATGTATAACCACTATGACAAAGGCATGCACCCAAGACAGTCTGTTCTAGAACAGCTACTGTCCCTCACTCAGAAGCAGGTAGAAGGAGAGAGGACCATGACTGATCTCCAAAGA CAGCTGGCAGTGGCCGATGGGGTTCTCCCTGATCCATCTGGACCAATGAACACACCTGCAGAAAAGCACAGTGAAAGTGAGAGGACACCCACCACTCCTGTTATCCAATCCAACGGAAGCTGCACTCCTTTGACTAATGGTGCTGCAGAGGAGGTGGGGCCAGATTCAGAACATTGCAAAGAGAAAGAAGGGGTGGAGCCAGCAGCCAGCGAACACGATCTGACCTCTTCAAAGGACAAACCTGTTTCTGTGGAAACCGAACATTCCAAAGAGAAGGTGAAAGAATCCTCTTGA
- the LOC127636403 gene encoding protein shisa-1-like: MRSSVTCAVFLWLSLGLLPLSFAVSGEYCHGWSDSFNSWHRGFQCPERFDGEDARYCCGNCALRYCCTYAEARLDQSTCDTSSETESTDNVKKMPESVPTYLPFVIVVSAFLSFVLVGSIVSICCCQCVKPKANDRPTGPSAAQTSLLESGGPSVDSSTPSRTSTTGSSTTNTHPPPSELSVNRYGPVGNRFPTSQSQQYAPPLHQGAPQFYQPYMNYALPPERSMLMAPAFLDGRSAFGQVHGQPFPQAPMHTEPIYPTVTI; this comes from the exons ATGCGTTCCTCTGTGACTTGTGCTGTGTTTCTGTGGCTCTCCTTGGGTCTTCTCCCGTTGTCTTTTGCGGTATCGGGGGAGTATTGTCACGGCTGGTCGGATTCCTTCAACTCATGGCACCGGGGATTCCAGTGTCCGGAGCGCTTTGACGGCGAGGACGCGCGCTACTGCTGCGGGAATTGCGCACTCAGGTACTGCTGTACCTACGCAGAGGCACGTCTTGATCAGAGCACTTGCGACACGAGCTCCGAGACCGAGAGTACCGACAACGTGAAAAAGATGCCAGAAAGTG TTCCAACCTATCTCCCATTTGTGATTGTGGTAAGCGCATTCCTCTCATTCGTTCTGGTCGGATCCATTGTGTCCATCTGCTGCTGTCAGTGTGTCAAACCCAAAGCGAATGATCGGCCGACTGGACCGTCTGCTGCTCAGACCAGCCTGTTAGAGTCTGGAGGACCTTCTGTGGACAGCTCCACCCCATCCCGCACCTCCACTACAGGCTCCTCCACAACAAACACTCACCCTCCACCATCTGAGCTCAGTGTGAACCGGTATGGGCCAGTTGGAAACAGATTTCCTACCTCACAGTCACAGCAGTATGCTCCTCCTCTCCATCAGGGGGCGCCACAGTTTTATCAGCCCTACATGAATTACGCTCTCCCTCCAGAACGCAGCATGCTCATGGCCCCTGCATTCCTGGATGGTCGTTCTGCATTCGGGCAGGTGCATGGACAGCCTTTTCCTCAAGCCCCTATGCACACGGAACCCATCTATCCCACTGTCACCATTTGA
- the LOC127639034 gene encoding zinc finger C4H2 domain-containing protein-like, with amino-acid sequence MAEEQEIMCKLENIKEIRNKTLQMEKIKSRMRSEFEALESEEKHLREYKQEMDLLLQEKMAHVEELRLIHADINVMENTIKQSESDLNKLLETTRRLHDEYKPLKEHVDALRMTLGMQRLPDLSQEEEKLSLDYFEKQKAEWQTEPQEPPIPESLAAAAAAAQQLQAARKQDARQTATFRQQPPPMKACLSCHQQIHRNAPICPLCKAKSRSRNPKKPKRKPDE; translated from the exons ATGGCGGAGGAGCAGGAGATAATGTGCAAGCTAGAAAACATCAAAGAAATACG GAATAAGACGCTTCAGATGGAGAAGATAAAATCTCGAATGAGGAGTGAATTTGAAGCTCTGGAATCAGAAGAAAAGCACCTGAGAGAGTATAAACAGGAAATGGATCTTTTGCTGCAGGAGAAAATGGCTCATGTAGAGGAGCTGCGTCTCATACATGCTGATATTAACGTG ATGGAAAACACTATCAAACAGTCCGAGAGTGACTTGAACAAACTGCTTGAGACGACCAGACGTCTCCATGATGAATACAAACCTCTGAAAGAACACGTGGACGCCCTGAGAATGACCCTTGGCATGCAGAGACTCCCCGACCTCAGCCAGGAAGAGGAGAAACTATCACTTGA CTACTTTGAAAAGCAAAAGGCAGAGTGGCAGACAGAACCCCAGGAGCCTCCTATCCCAGAATCCCTAGCCGCGGCTGCAGCTGCAGCCCAGCAGCTTCAGGCTGCACGGAAACAGGACGCAAGGCAGACAGCAACATTCCGCCAACAGCCTCCACCTATGAAG GCATGTTTGTCTTGCCACCAGCAGATCCATCGGAATGCCCCGATCTGTCCTCTCTGCAAAGCCAAAAGTCGCTCACGCAACCCTAAAAAACCCAAGAGAAAACCTGATGAGTAG